One segment of Polaribacter huanghezhanensis DNA contains the following:
- the udk gene encoding uridine kinase, which produces MLIIGIAGGTGSGKTTVVNKIIKELPTDEVCVISQDSYYKATYNLSYEERTKINFDHPRAIDFELIIEHLKKLKTGKTINQPVYSFVTHNRTTDVIKTHPRKVVIVEGILIFNNEELRNLFDIKIFVHADTDERLIRRVRRDINERGRDINEVLSRYQDTLKPMHQQFIEPTKNYADIIIPNDRHNNVAIDIVRTVISNKL; this is translated from the coding sequence ATGCTTATAATTGGAATTGCTGGAGGAACAGGAAGTGGAAAAACTACTGTTGTCAATAAAATAATAAAAGAGCTTCCTACCGATGAGGTTTGTGTAATATCACAAGATTCTTATTATAAAGCTACCTATAATTTAAGCTACGAAGAACGAACAAAAATAAATTTTGATCATCCTAGGGCAATCGATTTCGAACTAATTATTGAGCATTTAAAAAAATTGAAAACTGGAAAAACTATTAATCAACCCGTATATTCTTTTGTTACGCACAATAGAACAACAGATGTTATAAAAACACATCCAAGAAAAGTAGTTATTGTTGAAGGTATTTTAATTTTTAATAACGAAGAATTAAGAAATCTTTTTGATATTAAAATCTTTGTGCACGCAGATACAGATGAGCGGTTAATCAGAAGAGTTCGTAGAGATATTAATGAACGTGGTAGAGATATTAACGAAGTTTTAAGTCGATATCAAGACACTTTAAAACCAATGCATCAACAGTTTATTGAGCCAACAAAAAATTATGCAGATATTATAATCCCTAACGACAGACATAATAATGTTGCCATAGATATAGTTAGAACTGTAATTAGCAATAAACTATAA
- a CDS encoding FtsB family cell division protein codes for MTFKQFKRNKFVRFFTNRYIIILIVFIVWMLFFDENSYLVHREFNKEIDELETAIDFYKKKIEEDKLTIKNLDDSLQIERFAREQYLMKKENEDIYIIEFDTIKK; via the coding sequence ATGACTTTTAAGCAGTTTAAACGAAATAAGTTTGTTCGGTTTTTTACCAATAGATATATAATTATACTAATTGTATTTATTGTTTGGATGTTATTTTTTGATGAAAATTCTTATCTTGTACACAGAGAGTTCAATAAAGAAATTGACGAATTAGAAACTGCTATCGATTTTTACAAGAAAAAGATAGAAGAAGATAAATTGACTATAAAAAACTTAGATGATTCTTTACAAATAGAACGGTTTGCTCGAGAGCAATATTTGATGAAGAAAGAAAATGAAGACATTTATATTATAGAATTTGATACCATAAAAAAATAA
- the scpA gene encoding methylmalonyl-CoA mutase: protein MSRKNLQNISLSTPKNQDENTFFHEDFVAGIPPFLRGPYSTMYVRRPWTIRQYAGFSTAEESNAFYRRNLEAGQKGLSVAFDLATHRGYDSDHERVEGDVGKAGVAIDSVEDMKILFDQIPLDKMSVSMTMNGAVLPILAFYIVAAEEQGVAPENLSGTIQNDILKEFMVRNTYIYPPTPSMRIIADIFKYSSNKMPKFNSISISGYHMQEAGATAEIELAYTLADGLEYIKKGIEAGMDIDSFAPRLSFFWAIGMDHFREIAKMRAARMLWAKIVQEFNPKNQKSLALRTHCQTSGWSLTEQDPFNNVARTTIEAMAAAFGGTQSLHTNALDEAIALPTDFSARIARNTQIYLQEETNITKTVDPWAGSYHVEKLTEDIANKAWELIKEVEELGGMTKAIEKGIPKMRIEEAAAIKQAKIDSGKDIIVGVNKYQLKEEDPLHILEVDNEAVRLSQIERLNKLKSERNTTEVEKSLLALTEAAKFSSNSKNPDIHQDKNLLELAIIAARNRATLGEISDALEEIFGRHKAVHKTISGVYSKEIKEDKTFKKATKLADKFAKLEGRRPRIMIAKLGQDGHDRGAKVVATGYADLGFDVDIGPLFQTPKEAVKQAVENDVHILGISSLAAGHKTLVPQVIQELKKYGREDIMVIVGGVIPAQDYQFLFDAGAVGVFGPGTKIAQAAIDMLTILIDSITE from the coding sequence ATGAGTAGAAAAAATCTTCAAAACATTTCTTTATCAACTCCTAAAAATCAAGATGAAAATACTTTTTTTCATGAAGATTTTGTTGCTGGAATTCCGCCTTTTTTACGCGGACCATATTCTACAATGTATGTTCGCAGACCTTGGACGATTAGACAATATGCTGGTTTTTCTACCGCAGAAGAAAGCAATGCTTTTTATAGAAGAAACTTAGAAGCTGGCCAAAAAGGATTGTCTGTTGCTTTTGATTTGGCAACACATAGAGGTTATGATTCAGATCATGAACGCGTTGAAGGCGATGTTGGAAAAGCTGGAGTTGCCATTGATTCTGTTGAGGATATGAAAATTTTATTTGACCAAATTCCGTTAGATAAAATGTCGGTTTCTATGACAATGAACGGAGCAGTTTTACCTATTTTGGCCTTTTATATTGTTGCTGCAGAAGAGCAAGGAGTTGCTCCAGAAAATCTTTCTGGAACAATCCAGAATGATATTCTAAAAGAATTTATGGTGCGTAATACCTACATTTATCCACCAACGCCATCCATGAGAATTATTGCTGATATTTTTAAATATTCAAGTAATAAAATGCCAAAATTTAATTCTATTTCCATTTCTGGGTATCATATGCAAGAGGCTGGAGCAACTGCAGAAATTGAGTTGGCTTATACGCTAGCAGACGGATTAGAATACATCAAAAAAGGAATTGAAGCCGGAATGGATATTGACAGCTTCGCTCCTCGCCTATCTTTTTTCTGGGCCATTGGAATGGATCATTTTAGAGAAATTGCAAAAATGCGTGCAGCAAGAATGTTGTGGGCAAAAATCGTTCAAGAATTTAATCCGAAGAATCAAAAATCGTTAGCATTAAGAACACATTGTCAAACGAGTGGTTGGTCTTTAACAGAGCAAGATCCGTTTAATAATGTTGCCAGAACAACTATTGAAGCAATGGCAGCTGCCTTTGGTGGCACGCAAAGCTTACATACAAATGCGTTGGATGAAGCCATCGCTTTGCCAACAGATTTTTCTGCTAGAATTGCAAGAAACACACAAATATATTTACAAGAAGAAACCAATATTACTAAAACGGTTGATCCTTGGGCAGGGAGTTATCATGTTGAAAAACTAACAGAAGATATTGCCAATAAAGCGTGGGAGCTAATCAAAGAAGTGGAAGAATTGGGCGGAATGACCAAAGCTATTGAAAAGGGAATTCCGAAAATGCGTATTGAAGAAGCTGCTGCAATTAAACAAGCAAAAATTGATAGCGGAAAAGATATAATTGTTGGCGTAAATAAATACCAATTAAAAGAAGAAGATCCTTTACATATTTTAGAAGTTGATAATGAAGCGGTTCGTTTGTCACAGATTGAAAGATTAAACAAACTAAAATCTGAAAGAAATACTACCGAAGTTGAAAAATCTTTGTTAGCTTTGACTGAAGCTGCAAAATTTAGTTCTAATTCAAAAAATCCTGATATTCATCAGGATAAAAATTTGTTAGAATTAGCAATTATTGCTGCAAGAAATAGAGCAACATTAGGCGAAATTTCTGATGCTTTAGAAGAAATATTCGGAAGACATAAAGCAGTTCATAAAACCATTTCTGGCGTGTATAGTAAAGAAATAAAAGAAGACAAAACCTTTAAAAAAGCAACTAAGTTAGCAGATAAGTTTGCCAAATTAGAAGGAAGACGTCCAAGGATAATGATTGCCAAGCTAGGACAGGATGGTCATGACAGAGGCGCTAAAGTGGTGGCAACAGGTTATGCCGATTTAGGTTTTGACGTAGATATTGGTCCGTTATTTCAAACGCCGAAAGAAGCGGTAAAACAAGCCGTAGAAAATGACGTGCATATTTTAGGAATTTCTTCGTTAGCAGCTGGACATAAAACGCTGGTTCCGCAAGTAATTCAAGAATTAAAAAAATACGGACGTGAAGATATTATGGTGATTGTTGGTGGCGTAATTCCTGCACAAGACTATCAATTTTTATTTGACGCTGGCGCCGTTGGTGTTTTTGGTCCAGGCACAAAAATTGCACAAGCCGCTATTGATATGTTGACGATTTTAATTGACTCTATAACGGAATAG
- a CDS encoding methylmalonyl-CoA mutase subunit beta, translating to MNSTLFKHFNTTSAAAWKQKIQVDLKGADYNDTLLWKTDEDIVVKPFYTKEDRKNSISTEAKFNCNISQSIFINDEKIANYIALNALEKGANAIEFIADKTFDYKTVLKKIDAKQTTLYFRFHFLDAAFINEVSKFVDSKNCFIQIDIINNLAQNGNWFSNLKVDHLAFENVVNSCTNSVGIDATLYQNAGATITQQLAYALAHANEYLNHFGKEIAHKFHFNFATGSNYFFEIAKIKAFRILWKSLLNEYDVSATNAHIFAQPTVRNKTIYDYNVNMLRTTSECMSAILGGANTINNVSYDSVFHKKNEFGERIARNQLLILQQESYFENANTFANGSYYIESITNQLAEKALQIFKDIEKSGGFLKQLKQGVIQRKITESAIKEQGKFDKKEIVLLGTNKQANKDDLMKNEIEIYPFVKTNPIKTLVSPVIKRRLSEAIEKNRINSE from the coding sequence ATGAACTCAACGTTATTTAAACATTTTAATACCACTTCTGCTGCAGCTTGGAAACAAAAAATCCAAGTTGATTTAAAAGGTGCAGATTATAACGATACGCTTTTATGGAAAACTGATGAAGATATTGTTGTAAAACCTTTTTACACAAAAGAAGACAGAAAAAATAGTATATCAACAGAAGCTAAATTCAATTGCAATATTTCTCAATCTATTTTTATTAATGACGAAAAAATAGCCAATTATATTGCGTTAAACGCTTTAGAAAAAGGCGCAAATGCAATCGAATTTATTGCCGATAAAACCTTTGATTACAAAACTGTTCTTAAAAAAATTGATGCAAAACAAACGACACTTTATTTTCGGTTTCATTTTTTAGACGCTGCATTTATTAATGAAGTTTCTAAATTTGTCGATTCTAAAAATTGCTTTATACAGATTGATATCATCAATAATTTAGCACAAAACGGCAATTGGTTTAGCAATTTAAAAGTAGATCATTTAGCGTTTGAAAATGTTGTAAATTCTTGTACTAATTCTGTTGGTATTGACGCTACTTTATATCAAAATGCTGGAGCAACAATTACACAACAATTAGCATATGCATTAGCACATGCAAACGAATATCTAAATCATTTTGGAAAAGAGATCGCTCATAAATTTCATTTTAACTTTGCGACTGGAAGTAATTATTTTTTCGAAATTGCTAAAATAAAAGCCTTTAGAATTCTTTGGAAATCGCTTTTAAACGAGTATGATGTTTCAGCAACAAACGCACATATTTTTGCACAACCAACAGTGCGGAATAAAACAATTTACGATTATAATGTAAATATGTTAAGAACAACATCAGAATGTATGAGTGCAATTTTAGGTGGCGCAAATACAATTAATAATGTATCTTACGATAGTGTTTTTCATAAAAAAAATGAATTTGGAGAACGAATTGCAAGAAATCAATTGCTGATTTTACAACAAGAAAGTTATTTTGAAAATGCAAATACTTTTGCAAACGGCTCGTATTATATAGAAAGCATCACCAATCAATTAGCAGAAAAAGCATTACAAATATTTAAAGATATTGAAAAATCTGGCGGCTTTTTAAAACAATTAAAACAAGGTGTTATCCAACGAAAAATTACCGAAAGTGCCATCAAAGAACAGGGGAAGTTTGACAAGAAGGAAATCGTTTTATTAGGCACAAATAAACAAGCGAATAAAGATGATTTGATGAAAAATGAAATTGAAATTTACCCGTTTGTAAAAACAAACCCAATCAAAACATTAGTATCTCCCGTAATAAAAAGACGCTTATCTGAAGCTATTGAAAAAAATAGAATAAACTCAGAATAA